Proteins encoded in a region of the Trypanosoma brucei gambiense DAL972 chromosome 11, complete sequence genome:
- a CDS encoding eIF-2B GDP-GTP exchange factor, translated as MSSAVGAAMSLIGQDSDEARAAVRLQRELKRRKDALRKLEKKMKALKPSDTVFQVTMEEMEKLKNEVDQLEKGVASQQEEKKSSVESKSPRRGTSAAPRLVGSPRKDPLKSLTPRGAGVKTPKALSTPRIRRDLAPSAHTSRQKAVSKEERRAGYVTDDLGERVAVTVSAGTAGSQMRDEQLFVDVQAVVQEHIDRSVTGSPCAIVSPRNDIDCEGVHYQVAELALMMESMMVVGGNARTFAMIEAFKALLKSSPTLSGSTVNHFPSKEFESLIKVNFDFLCRSRAPSAGMTNAKDSLVRRVVALLSQREKARFSADDLFASLRSARLESSMCVQSTAVGRDRNETCFLDISPRDLALKVLGAIERELQLSIKSIVEDRAEPHLSSNDTILVFGRSSTVELILLAAANNPRLVSKPKVIVVDSAPLYEGRALATRLSCSGLDVTYGLITTCCTLMPRCTRVFIGAAAVLQNGDVFSRCGTAVVVSSAKQFRKPVLCFSESIKFVPEVWLGNLGQNTRLTDMRQPHRGELRIRSPGNWSPLSHGSRELMDVKKGWGQCNSGGLSGRGTNEEPSRLLQTDAPPSSGYLYDLTPAAYIDMIICEMGCLHTSAILAALRDREDRDLYLMSAT; from the coding sequence ATGTCCTCCGCAGTGGGAGCCGCAATGTCCCTTATTGGACAGGATAGTGATGAGGCAAGAGCGGCGGTAAGGCTGCAGCGGGAGCTGAAGCGCAGAAAGGACGCTCTACGAAAACTTGAGAAGAAGATGAAGGCCCTTAAGCCTTCCGACACTGTCTTCCAGGTGACTatggaggaaatggagaaacTTAAGAACGAGGTGGACCAACTGGAGAAAGGCGTCGCCTCGCagcaggaagaaaagaagagtagTGTTGAATCGAAATCACCGCGTCGCGGGACCTCGGCGGCTCCCCGCCTAGTTGGATCTCCCAGAAAGGACCCCCTCAAGTCCTTGACACCGAGGGGTGCAGGAGTGAAGACTCCGAAAGCGTTGTCAACACCGCGCATAAGGCGGGATCTGGCCCCCAGTGCGCATACATCCCGACAGAAGGCCGTGAGCAAGGAGGAGAGACGGGCGGGTTATGTGACAGATGACCTGGGCGAGAGAGTGGCTGTTACTGTGAGTGCTGGGACGGCGGGATCACAGATGCGTGATGAGCAACTCTTTGTGGACGTGCAGGCTGTTGTTCAGGAGCACATTGACCGCTCCGTGACAGGCTCACCGTGCGCCATCGTTTCCCCTCGGAACGATATCGACTGTGAGGGAGTGCACTATCAGGTTGCGGAGTTGGCGCTGATGATGGAGTCCATGATGGTTGTTGGAGGAAATGCCCGTACCTTCGCGATGATTGAAGCCTTCAAAGCGTTACTGAAATCGTCTCCGACGTTGTCTGGTTCCACTGTTAACCACTTTCCTTCAAAAGAGTTTGAAAGTCTGATCAAGGTTAATTTCGACTTTCTATGCCGAAGTCGCGCACCGTCTGCAGGTATGACCAACGCTAAGGATTCTTTAGTGCGTCGTGTAGTTGCATTGCTGTCACAGAGAGAGAAGGCGCGGTTTTCGGCGGACGATTTGTTTGCCTCACTAAGATCCGCGCGACTAGAGAGTTCAATGTGTGTTCAATCTACTGCCGTCGGGCGGGATAGGAATGAAACATGCTTCCTTGACATCAGCCCTCGTGATTTGGCACTGAAAGTTTTAGGCGCCATCGAGCGGGAGCTTCAACTCTCCATAAAGAGCATCGTCGAGGATCGCGCAGAACCCCATCTTTCCTCTAACGACACAATTCTTGTGTTTGGTAGGAGTAGTACCGTCGAGCTCATTCTCCTTGCTGCAGCGAATAACCCGCGCCTTGTAAGTAAGCCGAAGGTTATCGTCGTTGATTCAGCTCCACTTTACGAAGGTCGTGCCCTTGCAACGAGGCTTTCGTGCAGCGGCCTTGACGTCACATACGGGCTTATTACGACGTGTTGCACACTCATGCCCAGATGCACTCGCGTTTTTATTGGGGCAGCCGCCGTTCTTCAGAACGGTGATGTGTTTAGCCGCTGTGGCACGGCTGTCGTGGTCTCAAGTGCGAAGCAATTTCGCAAACCCGTTCTGTGCTTCAGTGAGAGCATTAAGTTTGTCCCAGAGGTGTGGCTCGGTAATCTTGGACAAAACACCAGGCTGACCGACATGCGGCAGCCTCACCGCGGCGAGCTCCGAATCCGAAGTCCAGGCAACTGGAGCCCCTTATCGCACGGTAGCCGTGAATTAATGGATGTCAAGAAGGGCTGGGGTCAGTGCAATTCCGGTGGTCTCTCCGGCCGAGGTACGAACGAAGAGCCGTCCCGGTTGCTGCAGACGGATGCCCCACCCAGCTCCGGTTACCTCTATGACCTTACGCCAGCCGCTTACATTGACATGATCATCTGTGAGATGGGGTGCTTGCACACTTCGGCGATTCTTGCAGCGCTGCGTGATCGTGAGGACAGAGATCTTTATTTGATGTCGGCTACGTGA